The following is a genomic window from Anaerolineales bacterium.
TAAACACTTTTCTGCAACTTCTCGATAACTTTATGTCTGATAGTATTTTAATAGCTGCCACTAATCACGAAACTCTTCTTGACAGGGCTATTTGGAGGAGGTTTGACGAGATCGTATACTTTAATAAGCCCGAACCAGATGAAATCAGGAAACTTGTAGCAATGAGACTGAGGGGATTTCCGCATTCTGGTTTAAATATTGATAGTTTTATCAGTTCTATGCATGGCTGGTCACATGCAGATATAGAGAGGGCAACGATTGATGCTATAAAAATGGTGATAATTGCTGGAGAATCAGAGGTCACCAATGTGTTTTTTCGCAAAGCGGTGGAGATGCAAAAAAACCGAATGGGTGTAATACTTCAAAATTCTTGAATTCCTTTTTGGGGATAGTAATGGCAGACTCAAATCAGCACCAGCATTTAAATTTCGAAAAACTGAATATTGAGCGTCCCAGAAGAAAAATTGGAGGGCCGGGTTCTAGACCCCGTCGGGACAATAGACAACATGGTAAAGAAATTCTTGAGAGCATTAATCTTCTGAAACAAGACTTTGAATCCCAACATCGTGAACTACCACCAAGATTTGATCCAGCGATGATATTTGCCCTTAAATTGGAGGGAAGCATTGACGAAATCGAATTAAAGCGAACCAGTTTAACTGTACTGGCAGAAGAACCAGGTGGAGTTGTTGTATTGTTTTCTCCCGACCAGCTGTCTGGGTTTCAATCGAAAATCGAATCATATAGTGGAGAAATACCGCCGAATCAAAAAAACCCTAGCTACAATTGGGTTGCGTCTGTAACCACAGATATGCATTTATGGGGAGCGCAAGATCGTATGGGGACAAAACTTGAGAAAAGGGAAATCGTTGATCATTTGGAATATATTGTTGATGTAGAAATATGGGTCTATGGCAGCGTAGAAGAGCAACATAGTCGGCGTCTTCAGCTCACTAACTTTGTTATTGAAAATAACGGACGCATTCTTGATAACTTCGAAAATGAATTTGTGAGCTTGTCGCGGATTAGCGTACACGGTGAAAGCCTTAAAAGACTATTAGGGATCGATATTGTTCAAAGAATAGAACTTCCTCCTGAACCTTCGGTTCTTGTAAGTGAGCAGATAGGAACTTCAATTGATGCATTAGAAATCCTGGGCCCTCCACCGGAAGGAAGTCCAGGTGTGTGCATAATTGATAGTGGTGTTGTCTCCAGCCATCCGTTGCTTGCTCAAGCAATTGGGGATGTCCGAGCAATTCCCGCTAGGTTTGGAGACGGGGTTGATGATAATGGGCATGGAACAAAGGTGTCTGGCTTAGTTCTTTGTGGCGATGTAAGCAAGGCAATAAGTGCTGGGAGCTTTGAGCCACAGATATTCATCTATTGTGTCAAGGTTACGAACAAAGACAATAGATTTGACGATGAGCGATTGATCGTAAACCAAATGGCTGATGCAATTCGAACTTTGCACGGGGAATACAACTGCCGGGTATTTAATATTTCTCTGGGCGATGAAGAGCAGATATACATGGGGGGAAGACCTTCTTCATGGGCTTATATTCTTGATGTACTTGCACGGGATTTGGACATAGTCATTGTGGTCTCTAGTGGAAATCAAACCACGGTTCAAGGCGTCACTGGCCCTGACGCAAATATGATAATATCTCGATATCCAGATCACTTACTGGATGACGAATCGAGAATAATTGAACCTGCCACAGCTGTTAATGCATTGACGGTGGGGAGTTTAGTTAATTCAGAGAATAGCTATCATGCTGTAGCAAATGGAAATGACCCTGGATTTAGGGTTTTTGCCCCACTACATTTCCCCTCCCCCTTTACTAGAGTTGGCCCGGGAGTAAACGGCTCGATAAAACCAGATGTTGTTGAAGAGGGTGGCAGTTTTATTTGGTCGCGATATGTGGATGGCTTTACTAATGATCCTGAGCAAGAAATTGTTTCAACTAACCATGAATTCTTGCAACGCTTGTTTACCTTTGATAAGGGTACAAGTTATGCTGCAGCCAAAGTTTCCCATCTTGCCGGCCTGCTATTAAGGGAGTATCCCCATAGTTCGGCTAATTTGATTAGAGCTTTGATTGGTGCCTCTTCGGAAATCCCTGCGACGTTCAATCGGCGTTATAACTTGCCTGAACTACTTCGGATGGTGGGCTATGGGCGACCAGACCCCAAGAAGGCATTGTATTCAAGTGATCAAAGAGTAACTTTGGTTGCTGAAGATGAAATTGGAATAGACAAACTCCATCTTTACGAAGTACCGATACCTGAAGAATTTTCCTCAGGTGCAGGAAGGCGGAGGATAAGCGTAACTCTGGCTTATGATCCACCAGTCAGAACAACTAGACTTGAATATTTGGGGTGTTTCATGGAATTTAATCTTTTTAGGGGGCTTACTATTGATCAAATTGTTGATTGGTACGCTGAAAGGCCCCAAGGCTTTCAGCCAGAACAATTCGGCAAGGCACATGCATGTCCAATGGAGCCAAGGGTGCGATTGAGAAGCAAAGGCACTTTGCAGAAAGGATATTTTGAGTTTTCTCGGAATAGAGCGCTTCAGGAATATCAGGGTGATACGCTTCACCTTTTGATAAAGTGCAAATCCGGCTGGGCCACTGAGGATAATCTTGCTACCCAGCGTTATGCCCTAGCGATAACTATGGAACATCTAGAGGAAGACATTGCTATTTACAATAGAGTTCAACAACGCTTGCAACAACAAGTTCGTGTTCGGGCCACTGCAGCCTAGCATGGAAATAGCTGCTCTCCCTCGCAGAATGGCTGGTTACTGGGCTGTAACTTTGTGTCAATTCCCCTGGACGAAACGGGTGCGTTGGTAGTGTTTAGCTAGCCACCTGCGTCCGAAAGATGCTTTCCGAGGTGGCCCAAACTCTAACGTTCCGCCTATATATAATCCATCGAAACCTGTTACACTCTCATTGTTAGTTAGCAGTGGCAGTTTTCAAACTGGGGGCATTTGCTTCAAATTGGAACTCCTGTGTAACTGAAAAAACGCAAGAAAGGAGTTCCTAATCATGGCAGACAGAATCCAAGGCACCGTCAAATGGTTTAACGGCGAAAAGGGTTTCGGTTTCATTGCTCGCGATGGTGGTGAAGATGTCTTTGTACACTTCAGCGCGATCAGCGGCGATGGCTTCCGCAACCTGCAAGAGGGCCAGAAGGTAGAATTTACCGTCACCCAGGGCCAAAAAGGCCCCCAAGCCCAAGACGTAACGCCCGTAATCTAGGCGTTGGCGTAAGAGCCAAACCAAAACGGCCCGCAGCAATGCGGGCCGTTTTCTTTACTCATTGAGTCCGTCGAGTTATCCCTGGCTAAACGCCAAATACAGCAGTCCCAGGCCAAACAGCAGCAGGATCAGCAATACGCCCGTCTTGCGGCGCAACTGGCCCTCCAGCACCAACAGGGCCGCCTGGCTGAGGAAGAACAAGCCGCCCAGCCCCAGGGCCAGCGGGTTGTAGCCCGCCTCTTCCTGGCCGAACAGGTCGCCCAGGAACATCGACAGCCCTATCGGGATCAGCAAGGCCAATGAAAACACCCGCCAGCGCGGCAGGCCCGGCGTGGCCAGCATCTCGGTCAGACGTTCAAAGATCTTCATAGCTACCGTCGAAAAGAATTATACAAGGCCGTCCGATAGCTACCCCTGACAGCTTGCGGCTAAGAGCCAATCGCTAATAGCTTTTTGTGGCATAATGCGCCCACAGGCTGAGACGAAAACGAGTACGCCCGTCACGGCTGGCAAGCGACCCCGGGAGAGTGAGAGCCGGGGCAGTCCAGCGGGCCGAAGATCCTTTCCGAGCCTAGACCTGAACGGCCACCGGCCTAGTAAGCGATACGGCCCGCCCACCGTTACCGGGCGCGGAGATGTATGCTCAGCTTGCTGATCGTAGTCTTCGACAGAGTGCTACGCCAAGCGTAGAATGCAGGTGGTACCGCGGGAGCAAAACTCTCGTCCTGCACACTGAATTCAGTGTGCAGGACGAGAGTTTTGCTTTAGCGCCTAGCTTTTAGTGAATAGCTAGTGGCTAACAGCTGCACTTATAGCGTATGGCTTATGGCTTAGCCAAACAAGGAGCAACACAACATGGCATTTCGCGAAGTACCCAACAAACTCGACTTCATTGCGATGGAGCATTCCATCCTCAAATTCTGGGACGAGACCCAGGCGCTGGCCAAGCTGCGCAGTCTGCGCCTGGGCGCGCCCAAGTGGAGCTTTGTTGACGGCCCCATCACCGCCAACAACCCGATGGGCGTGCACCATGGCTGGGGCCGCACCTACAAAGACCTCTACAATCGCTATTACGCCATGCAAGGCCGCGAACTGCGCTACCAGCAGGGCTTCGACTGCCAGGGCCTGTGGGTCGAGGTCGAGGTGGAAAAGGAGCTCAACTTCGCCAGCAAACGCGACATCGAAGCCTACGGTCTGGCCAGCTTCGTGCTGCGCTGCAAAGAGCGCGTGCTGCGCTATGCCGCGGTGCAGACCGAGCAGTCCATCCGCCTGGGCTACTGGATGGAGTGGGACTCGCCAGACCAACTGCGCTGGCTGGGCGAGCAGTTGGCCGCCAACCCCGGGCAGGTCATCGAATATCAAGGGCCGGCCGGCATCGCCGAAGGCACCGCCGAGCAGATCGTCGGCCGCCTGGGCATGCCCGAGCTGGGCGGCAGCTACTTCACCTTCAGCGACGAGAACAACTACATCATCTGGGCCTTCCTCAAGAAATGCTGGGAGAAGGGCTGGCTCTACCGTGGGGCCGACTCGATGCCCTGGTGCCCGCGCTGCGCCACCGGTATCAGCCAGCACGAGATCGAGTCGGATGGCTACAAAGAAGTCACCCACCGCACCGTCACCCTGCGCTTCCCGCTGCGCGGCCGCCAGAACGAAAGCCTGCTGATCTGGACCACCACACCCTGGACGCTGCCCAGCAACGTGGCCGCCGCCGTCGGCCCTGACCTGACCTACGCCAAAGTGCGCCAGGGCGAGCAGGTGTACTACCTCTCCAAGGGTACGCTGGGCATGCTGCAGGGCGAGCACGAACTGCTGGCCGAGCTGCAGGGCCGCGAGATGGAAGGCTGGGCCTATGACGGCCCCTTCGACGAGCTCGCCCCGGCCCAGGCTGAGGGCGGCTTCACCGAAGTGGCCGAGATCAAAGAAGGCATCAGCCAGAACGCGGCCCAGGCCCACCGCGTCATCCTCTGGGATGGAGTGGGGGAAGAAGAAGGCACCGGCATCGTGCACATCGCCCCCGGCTGCGGCGCCGACGACTACCGCCTGGGCCGCGAGCAGCAGCTGCCCGTCGTGGTCTGCATCGACGACGAGGGCCGCTTCCTGCCCGGCACTGCCGATTGGCTGCAGGGCAAAGACGTCAACGAAGCCCGCCAGCCCATCCTCGACGCGCTGGAGCGCAAGGGCATCCTCTACCACACCAGCGACTACACCCACCGCTATCCCACCTGCTGGCGCTGCAAGACCGAGCTGGTCTGGCGCGTGGTGGACGAATGGTTCATCAGCATGGGCCAGACGTACGACAAGCCCCGCCAGGATCTGACCCAGGCCGAGAAAGACGCCAGCCTGCGTTATCAGATCATGGACGTCGTCGACCAGATCCGCTGGGTGCCGGAGTTCGGCCACGCCCGAGAGATGGATTGGCTGCGCAACATGCACGACTGGATGATCAGCAAGAAGCGCTACTGGGGTCTGGCGCTGCCCATCTGGGTCTGTGACGATTGCAGCCAGCACACCGTGTTGGGCAGCAACACCGAACTGCACGAACGCGCCGTGGCGGGCTGGGATGAATTCGCCGGCCACACCCCGCACCGCCCTTACATCGACGCGGTCAAGTTAGCCTGCGAGCATTGCGGCGGCCAAATGAGCCGCATCCCCGATGTGGGCAACCCCTGGCTGGACGCCGGTGTGGTGCCCTTCAGCACCCTGCGCTACCGCCAGGAACCGGACTATTGGAACAAATGGTTCCCCGCCGATTGGATCAGCGAAAGCTTCCCCGGCCAGTTCCGCAATTGGTTTTACAGCCTCTTGGCCATGGGTACCGTGCTGGCCGAGACCGCGCCTTTCCTCAACCTGTTCAGCTATTCCACTCTGTTGGATGAGCAGGGCAAGCCCATGCATAAAAGCGCCGGCAACTCCATTGAATTCAACGAAGCCGCCGACAAGATGGGCGTGGATGTGATGCGCTGGATGTACGCCGCACAAAAGCCGGAGAACAACCTGCTCTTCGGCTACAACAAGGCCGACGATGTGCGCCGCCGCTTCCTCATCCCGCTGTGGAATGTCTACAGCTTCTTCGCCACCTACGCCCGCTTGGACGGCTGGACGCCGGACGCCGCCGCTTTTGACGCGGATCACCCCGAAGGCGCCACGCCCCAGTCCGAGAATCCGCTCGACCGCTGGATCCTGGCGCGCCTCAACCAGACCGTCACTCAGGTCAGCCATTCGCTGGACAATTGGGACGCTTTCGCCAGCACGCTGGCCGTCGAAGCCTTGATCGATGACCTGACCAACTGGTATGTGCGCCGCAGCCGGCGCCGCTTCTGGCGCAGTGAGCAGGACGCCGACAAGGGCCAGGCCTACGCCACGCTGTACCATGTGCTGGTCAAGCTGGTGCGCCTGATCGCCCCGCTTACGCCCTTCGTCACCGAGGAGATCTATCAGAATCTGGTTGTCAACCAGAATGCGGATGCGCACTCCAGTGTCCACATGACGCGTTGGCCCCTGGCCGACCCGGCCGCGCAGGATGACGCCCTGGTGGCGCAGATGGGTCTGGCCCGCCAAGTGGCCAGCCTGGGCCTCAGCGCCCGCGGCAATGCGAATCTTAAAGTCCGCCAGCCGCTGGCCGCCGTGCGTGTGCACGCCGGCGGGGCGGCCAGCAGCCTGCCGGACTACCTGACCGAAATCGTCCAGGACGAGCTCAACGTCAAAGCCTTGCTCTTCGTCCAGGACGCCGGCGAACTGGTGACCTATCGCCTGCAGCCGGACAACGTCAAGCTCGGCCCGCGCTTTGGCGCCGATTTCCCAGCACTGCGCAAGGCCCTCGAAGCGTTGGATCCGGCGGGGGTCAAAGCCCAGCTCGACCGCGGCGAAAGCGTGGAAGTGCATCTGGGCGGCCAGGCGCACGCGTTGGCCGCCGACGAGATCTTGGTCAGCAGCCAGCCGGCCGAAGGCCTGGCGGTGGCGGCCGACAAAGGCGTCACCGTCGGCCTGGACACCGCGCTGACGCCGGAGCTCAAGGCCGAAGGCACCGCCCGCGAGATCGTGCGCCGCATCCAGGACATGCGCAAGAAGGCCGGCTTCAACATCGAAGACCGCATCCACACCAGCTACCAGGCCGCCGGCCCTCTCGCCGCCGTCCTGACCGACTGGGCCGACTACATTAAAGCCGAAACGCTCAGCGAGCAGCTGAGCGAGGACACCCCAGCGGCCGACGCCTACAGCGAGGAGCACAAGCTGGATGGCGAAGTTGTCACCTTAGCCGTCTTTCGTAGTTGACCACAACGTAAGAAGGACTCTGCCCCTTGCCTCCTTTATAATCATGTGACCCTTCCGATTGGCGGTGAGTTATGCGAAAAACAAAACGATTTTTGTGGTTAGTGGGTCTGTTGATGTTTTTGCTAGTGGGATGCGCTTCCACTACAGTCGAACCCACTATAGAAGTTACACCCTTTACCGGCGCAGCTTTAGTGCCTACGAACACCGAAACCGCTGTACCCACCGCGACACGGATTCCCCCGACGGCAACAGTAGCCCCTCCTGATATCCTGTCTTCATTCTTGGAGAATATAGAAGTTGTTGCCTTTTATGATTTTAATAGAAATGATGGTTGGGATGTACACTGTGCTTGTGTTTTCAGTGGCGGAGAATTTGTGATGAATTCACGTAACTGGAATGCTGCCGTTTGGCGCAAGAACAGCATAGCGGCTGGAGAAGGAATTGTCCTTGACTTCGTCTTTTCAGAAAAGGTTCAATTTGAAGTTCTATTTGATATTGGTGAATGGGATACAAATCAGTATCGGCGTTTTGGAATCTATATAAATGACAATGTTGCTGGCGCGAACCTGTGGGCAGGCACTCAGTTGTTTCATGGTCGCTTAGGTGGAAACTTCTCTCTTAAACCTGGCACTCAATATTCGATGACTATGGCAGTAATAGAAGGCGGCGAATTTCTTGCTGTGATTTGGGACCCAACTGACCCCACAAAATTTATCAGTACTCATGAGCGTATTGGGGAAAGTTGGGCTGGTAGAGATTGGAAATTTTCTATTGGCGGGAATCAGGGACGAGTGAACGTCGATAATCTGCGAATGATTTCCTTTGGGGATAACTAGGTGTTGATGTTAGTTTCTAACTAACTTCATTCACCCAACCCACCACTGTCTCCACCCAATCCTCATTCGTATTCAAACACGGCACCAGGGTTAACGCCTCGCCGCCGGCTTCCAGGAACGTCTCCCGCCCGCGCAGGCCAATCTCCTCCAGTGTCTCCACGCAGTCGGCCACGAAGGCCGGGCAGATCACAGCCAGGCGCTTCACGCCGCTGTGCGCCAGCCGGGTGAGCTGCTCCACAGTGAACGGCCGCATCCAGGTATCCGGCCCCAGCCGGGACTGAAACCCCACCGAATAGTCCTCCACCTCCAGCCCCAACGCGCCGGCGACCGCCTCGGTGGTCGCCAGCGACTGGTGGCGGTAGCAGGTGGCATGGGCCGGCGAAGGCTGGCTGCAGCAGTCCGGACTGCTCAGGCAGTGGCCCCCGGTGGGGTCGCTTTTGCGCAGGTGGCGTTCCGGCACACCGTGGTAACTAAACAGCAGATGGTCATGGCCCTCCACATAGGGCCTGGCGCTTTCCACCAGTGCGCCGATGTAGCGCGGGTCGTTGTAAAAGGGTGGGTGGGTCTCCAACGTCATCCCTGGGTGCAGTTCCGCCAGGCGCTCGGCGGTTTCCACGATGCAAGTCTCCACCGTCGGCATGGCGAACTGCGGATACAGCGGGATGGCGTAGATCTGCTCGGCCCCCGCATCCAACAGTTCACGCAGCGCGCCGCGAATGGATGGGTTGCCGTAGCGCATCCCCAGCGCCACGGGCAGCTGGGTGCGCGCCTGCACTTGCTCGCGCAGCCGCTGACTGATTACTACCAACGGCGAGCCCTCGGGCCACCAAATGGATTGATACGCTTCTGCCGAACTGTAGGGTCGCTTGGGCAGAATGAACAGGCTGACTGCCATGCGCCGGATCGGGTATGGATAATCCAGCACGCGTTCATCCATCAGAAATTCTTCCAAATAGGGGCGCACATCCTCGGGTGTCGGACTGTCCGGCGATCCCAGGTTGATCAACAAAATACCTTTTTGCGTCATTCCATAGCCTCGGCGGCACATCCTAACGGCCGCCGCACGACCTGACCAGCCAACTTTGCGACCTTTGCTAGGTTTGCATAACTTGCAACAAAAAAGCGGCGCACCAACTGGTGCGCCGCTTGGGTTGTGCATCTTACGCCGAGGAGTCTTTGCCCCGGCCCCAGAACAAGCCTTCGATGAAGCGCCAGATGCGCCGCAAGAACGAGCGCAGGCGAGCGCGACGGCGGTAGCCGCGCACTTGGATCGGCTTGGCTTCTTCGAACGGCCCGGTCCAGCGGATCGCCAGCGAGCCCCAGGTCAGCCCGGCGCCAAAACCCACCATCACGGTATTGTCGCCGCTGTTCAGCATGCCTTGCTCCACCGCTTCGCACACCGCAATCGGGATCGAGGCGGTGGAGGTGTTGCCGTACTTCTGCACGTTCACGGCAAAGCGTTCCATCGGCAGCTTCAGTCCGCGCGCCGCGGCTTGAATGATGCGGAAGTTGGCCTGGTGCGGCACGATCAGGGCCACATCGTCCATCTCCAGGCCGGCTTTGTCCATCGCCTCGCGTGAGGCGGCTGCCATTACGCGGGTCGCAAAGCGGAAGACTTCATTGCCGTTCATATGGATGAAGTGCAGGCCATCCAGCACGGTCTGTGTGCTGGCCGGGTTCACACTGCCGCCGCCGGGGATCGACAGCAGGTTGCCGCCGGAGCCATCCGAACGCATCACCGCCGAAAGCACGCCGCCCGGTTCCTCGGCGGCCTGCAGCACAAAAGCGCCGGCCCCGTCGCCGAACAGGATGCAGGTGCTGCGGTCGGTCCAATCGACAATGCGCGACAAGGTCTCCGAGCCGATCACCAGGGCGCTCTTGATCTGCCCGCTGCGGATGGCTTGGGTGGCCATGTTGAGCGCATAGATAAACCCGGTGCAGGCCGCCGAAAGGTCGAAAGCGCCGGCCTTCTCCGCGCCCAGCCGGTCTTGCACTACGCTGGCCGTGGAAGGGAATACGTATTCCGGCGACGAAGTCGCCACGACGATCAGGTCCAGTTCGGTGGGGGGCAGCTTGGCCATGCGCAGCGCATTCGTGGCCGCTTCCACGGCCAATGAGGCGGTGGTGTCGCTCTTGCTGGCGATGTGGCGCTGCTCAATGCCGGTGCGTTCGCGGATCCACTCATCGTTGGTATCCACCATTTCGGCCAGGTCATTGTTGGTCAGAATTTTCTTGGGGACATGCATGCCCCAGCCTGTGATGTGTGCGTAAGTCATTTAGTCCGCCTGTGCCTGATAGCGGCCCACAATCACAGTGGCGTTGTGCCCCCCAAAGCCGAAGGAGTTGGACATGCATATATCAATTTCGGCTGCGCGGGCCTGGTTGGGTACCACGTCCAGGTCGCACAGCGGGTCAGGTGTCTCGTAGTTGATCGTCGGCGGCAGCATGCCATCGCGGATGGCCAGCAGACAGAACATCGCCTCGATCGCGCCGGCGGCGCCGATCATGTGCCCGGTCATCGACTTGGTCGAGGAAACCGGGATCTTGTAGGCGTGCTCGCCGAAAGTGGTCTTGATGGCGGCTGTCTCGCTTTTGTCGTTGAGCGGCGTGCTGGTGCCGTGGGCGTTGATGTAGTCGATCTGTTCCGGCTTCAGGCCGGCGTCGTCCAGCGCCATGCGCATGCAGTCCACCGCGCCGCGGCCGTTCTCGGCAGGAGCCGAGATATGGAAGGCGTCGTTGGTGCTTCCGTAACCCAGAATTTCGCCGTAGATCTTGGCGCCGCGCGCCTGGGCGTGCTCCAGCGATTCCAGCATCAGCACCGCCGCGCCTTCGCCCATCAGGAAACCGTCGCGGTTGGCGTCAAAGGGCCGGGAGGCGCCCTGGGGGTTGTCGTTGTTGCCGGTCAGGGCGGTCATATTGCCCAGCCCGGCCATGGCCAGGTCATTCACCGAAGCTTCAGAGCCGCCGGCCAGCATCACATCAGCCTGGCCGCGGCGAATGACTTCAGCCGCCTCGCCCAGAGCGTTGCCGCCTGTGGCGCAGGCGGTGGAAATGGCCCAGTTGGGGCCTTGGATCTGCAACTCGATGGCGATCAAGCCGCCCGCCGAGTCGGGGATCATCATCGGCACCAGGAAGGGGCTCACACGGTCGGGGCCGCTTTTCATAAAGACCTTGACCTGTTCGATCAGGCTCGTGGAGCCGCCAATGCCGCTGCCCACCAGGCAGCCCACCCGCAGGCGGTTGCTGTCGGTCACTTGCAGGCCGCTGTCTTGCATGGCTTCCTGCGCCGCGGCCATCGCCAGCTGCGCAAAGCGGTCCATGCGGCGCGCCTCACGGTGCCCGAACAGCGCCGCCGCATCAAAACCCTTGACTTCAGCGGCCACGCGGCTTTTGTGCAGGGTCGGATCGATCAGCGTGATCGGGCCTCCGCCAGGCGTGCCAGCCAAGATTGCGGCCCAGGTGCTTTCAACAGTATGGCCGAGAGGGCTGACACAGCCCAGGCCGGTGATGACGACTCGTTTTTTCATTGTGTGTATAGATCTCGCTTCTCACGGTTATAACACGGGGAGGGTGGATACGATGCGGAATAGCTGTAAGCGCTAAGCCGTAAGCTATAGCACTTCGGCGTTCTGAAATCGAACTTCTAACTTGCTGTTGCAGTTCCTGATTTGAGGCTCATGCTGATTAATCCCCTGGTCCCAGCACCCACTCGATGGGCAGCGAGACACACTGGCCGCAGCCGATCGCTGGCTCGGCCACTGGGCATTCACATTTGTGGCAATACGCGCTGACCTGCACTTCAGGGCGCAGGAAGAACAGCGGTTTGTTCACTTTGGGGGAGAGCTGCTGGTGTTCGCAGGCATTGGCTTGCAAAATGTCCGGCACCGGGCAGGTCTCACATAGGCGCGGTTCCCAGGTTTGCCCGGCGGCCTCCAGCAGCCGGCAGCGCTCTACGTGGCGACCACGGAAATAGTCCCCAAAGAAGTGGCGGCACTCTCTGCCAGCAGGAGTCTGCATGCGAGAATTATAGCTCTATGGAAGAATCGTCATTGCGAGGAGCCCGGCAACGCCAGGAGCGACGAAGCAATCTGTTTTGCTGAATGGCTACTTCGCTTGGAGATTGCTTCGCTCGACCTGTTGCGCAGCGTAAAGCTGGCAATACCGGCGCGAATATCTACGCCCGGGTGACGTATTCCCCCGTGCGGGTGTCCACACGGATTATGTCGCCTTGATTGATGAAGGCGGGCACCTGCACTTGCAGGCCGGTCTCGGTGGTCACCAGTTTGTTCACGCCGGTGGCCGTGTCGCCGCGCACGGCAGTTTCCGCCTGGGTCACTTGCAGGTCCACGGTAGTGGGCAGTTCCACATCCAGCGCTTCGCCCTGGTAAAAGGTCAGCTTCACGTCCAAGCCTTCTTTCAAATAACCCACCACATCCCCCAGGGTTTCCTCAGTGAGGGCCGGCTGCTCAAAAGTTTCCTGGTCCATGAAGATGTAGTCTTCGCCGTCTTTGTACAGGTATTGGACTGTGTGGTAATCCAGGCGCACATCCTGCACGCGCATCCCGGAATTGAAGGTCTTGTCGGTGATCGACCCGCTGCGCAGGTCACGGGCTTTGATGCGGATGGTGGCGCTGCCACGCCCGGGCTTGCTGTGAGAATAATCCAGCACCTTGTACAGGTTGCCGTCTTGCTCAAAGGTGGTGCCTTTGCGCAAATCGTTTACATCGATCATTAGAGCTCCTCATTGGGCCCAGAGAAAACGGGCGGGCGGGATTATAACCCTAAACAATTCGCTTAGGTGGGCGCAACCTTCCTTAATGGTACACTTCCGCGCATGATGGCCAACACCCCCCGCAAGGTGGTCTGCGTCGAGGATGAAGTCGAAATGATCGATCTCATTCGCCTCATTCTCAGCCGCCGCGGTTTCGAGGTGATTGGCGCCAATGGCGGGCGGGAAGGATTGGAGATCATTCGGGCGGAATTGCCCGACCTGGTCTTGCTGGACCTGATGATGCCCGATGTGGACGGTTGGCAGGTCTACCAGCAGCTCAAAGCCGACCCGGCCACGGCGGAGATCCCCGTGATTGTCGTCACGGCCAAAGCCCAAAACATCGACAAAGTGCTGGGCCTGCACATCGCCAAGGTGGACGACTACATCCCCAAGCCCTTCAGCTTGCAAGAATTGGTTGACCGGGTGGAAGCGGTGCTCAAGCGCCGCGACCAGGCCCGCGCCGCTTAGTGTCACCCTTATGCGCCGGGTTCAAGTCCTCAACCGCAACCGCGCCCTCCAGCTGCCCCTCGAAGTAGACTATTGCGCTTCATTCTTGTGCAAACTGCGCGGCCTGTCCTGGCGGCGGCACTTGGCGCCTGGACATGGCTTGCTGATGGCCGAGGCGGGCGAAAGCCGCCTGAACACCGCCATTCACATGCTGGGCATGGCTTTCGACCTGAGCATCATCTGGCTGGACAGTGACTTGCGTGTGGTGGATGTGCGCCCGGCCTGGCGCTG
Proteins encoded in this region:
- the efp gene encoding elongation factor P, with the protein product MIDVNDLRKGTTFEQDGNLYKVLDYSHSKPGRGSATIRIKARDLRSGSITDKTFNSGMRVQDVRLDYHTVQYLYKDGEDYIFMDQETFEQPALTEETLGDVVGYLKEGLDVKLTFYQGEALDVELPTTVDLQVTQAETAVRGDTATGVNKLVTTETGLQVQVPAFINQGDIIRVDTRTGEYVTRA
- a CDS encoding response regulator translates to MMANTPRKVVCVEDEVEMIDLIRLILSRRGFEVIGANGGREGLEIIRAELPDLVLLDLMMPDVDGWQVYQQLKADPATAEIPVIVVTAKAQNIDKVLGLHIAKVDDYIPKPFSLQELVDRVEAVLKRRDQARAA
- a CDS encoding ketoacyl-ACP synthase III, encoding MTYAHITGWGMHVPKKILTNNDLAEMVDTNDEWIRERTGIEQRHIASKSDTTASLAVEAATNALRMAKLPPTELDLIVVATSSPEYVFPSTASVVQDRLGAEKAGAFDLSAACTGFIYALNMATQAIRSGQIKSALVIGSETLSRIVDWTDRSTCILFGDGAGAFVLQAAEEPGGVLSAVMRSDGSGGNLLSIPGGGSVNPASTQTVLDGLHFIHMNGNEVFRFATRVMAAASREAMDKAGLEMDDVALIVPHQANFRIIQAAARGLKLPMERFAVNVQKYGNTSTASIPIAVCEAVEQGMLNSGDNTVMVGFGAGLTWGSLAIRWTGPFEEAKPIQVRGYRRRARLRSFLRRIWRFIEGLFWGRGKDSSA
- the fabF gene encoding beta-ketoacyl-ACP synthase II encodes the protein MKKRVVITGLGCVSPLGHTVESTWAAILAGTPGGGPITLIDPTLHKSRVAAEVKGFDAAALFGHREARRMDRFAQLAMAAAQEAMQDSGLQVTDSNRLRVGCLVGSGIGGSTSLIEQVKVFMKSGPDRVSPFLVPMMIPDSAGGLIAIELQIQGPNWAISTACATGGNALGEAAEVIRRGQADVMLAGGSEASVNDLAMAGLGNMTALTGNNDNPQGASRPFDANRDGFLMGEGAAVLMLESLEHAQARGAKIYGEILGYGSTNDAFHISAPAENGRGAVDCMRMALDDAGLKPEQIDYINAHGTSTPLNDKSETAAIKTTFGEHAYKIPVSSTKSMTGHMIGAAGAIEAMFCLLAIRDGMLPPTINYETPDPLCDLDVVPNQARAAEIDICMSNSFGFGGHNATVIVGRYQAQAD
- the hemH gene encoding ferrochelatase, with the translated sequence MTQKGILLINLGSPDSPTPEDVRPYLEEFLMDERVLDYPYPIRRMAVSLFILPKRPYSSAEAYQSIWWPEGSPLVVISQRLREQVQARTQLPVALGMRYGNPSIRGALRELLDAGAEQIYAIPLYPQFAMPTVETCIVETAERLAELHPGMTLETHPPFYNDPRYIGALVESARPYVEGHDHLLFSYHGVPERHLRKSDPTGGHCLSSPDCCSQPSPAHATCYRHQSLATTEAVAGALGLEVEDYSVGFQSRLGPDTWMRPFTVEQLTRLAHSGVKRLAVICPAFVADCVETLEEIGLRGRETFLEAGGEALTLVPCLNTNEDWVETVVGWVNEVS
- a CDS encoding DUF192 domain-containing protein, which encodes MRRVQVLNRNRALQLPLEVDYCASFLCKLRGLSWRRHLAPGHGLLMAEAGESRLNTAIHMLGMAFDLSIIWLDSDLRVVDVRPAWRWRSFLTPRKAARYVIECRLERLEEFQIGDQIELQDILAA